From a single Nicotiana tomentosiformis chromosome 2, ASM39032v3, whole genome shotgun sequence genomic region:
- the LOC138904446 gene encoding uncharacterized protein encodes MAETTDNTLTENLSHNHPLFLHSTNNSGAILISLQLTRSENYTIWSRAMRIAILGCNKMGFIEGTSKKESYRPNLIDLWERCNAIVLSWIMNCVSKDLLSGIVYSSYACAIWRDLKKRFDKVNRSRIFQLHKAIATVNQGASSIASYYSKLCELWDEFNSLAPVPGCDCQTQEIM; translated from the coding sequence ATGGCGGAAACAACAGATAACACTTTGACTGAGAATTTGAGCCATAATCATCCTTTATTTTTGCATTCCACAAATAATTCAGGAGCGATACTGATCTCTCTACAACTGACAAGATCTGAAAACTATACCATATGGAGCCGAGCAATGCGTATTGCGATCCTAGGATGCAATAAGATGGGATTCATTGAAGGCACCAGTAAAAAGGAAAGTTATCGTCCAAATTTGATAGATCTGTGGGAGAGATGCAATGCGATCGTTCTATCGTGGATAATGAACTGTGTCTCGAAGGATTTACTGAGTGGAATTGTATATTCTTCATATGCATGTGCTATTTGGAGAGATTTAAAGAAGAGATTCGATAAAGTGAATAGATCTAGAATATTTCAGCTGCATAAAGCAATAGCCACAGTGAATCAAGGAGCCAGTTCTATTGCCAGTTACTACTCCAAATTGTGCGAACTCTGGGATGAATTTAACAGTTTAGCACCAGTTCCTGGATGTGATTGCCAAACTCAAGAGATTATGTAA